The following proteins come from a genomic window of Ictalurus furcatus strain D&B chromosome 26, Billie_1.0, whole genome shotgun sequence:
- the dleu7 gene encoding leukemia-associated protein 7, with protein sequence MDMEMEMMGSLKHQTEALKLLHELHSNRKVRNNSNTNSTTVLIAERARESLLARLVDILSQIISIEQDLMRSLSGEVRCFLRHKDSVDLKNICLRMALSESGHDSDRNLKELRICLQILVNNLLSAARDHNHLSSTGATRRLMGISITLPDI encoded by the exons atggacatggagatggagatgatgggCTCTCTGAAACATCAGACAGAGGCTCTGAAACTTTTACACGAGCTTCATTCAAACAGGAAGGTTAGAAATAACTCCAACACAAACAGCACGACTGTACTTATAGCTGAAAGAGCCAGGGAAAGTTTATTAGCTCGTCTGGTGGACATTTTATCTCAGATCATATCAATAGAGCAGGATTTAATGAGAAGTCTCTCTGGAGAAGTGAGATGTTTCCTCCGCCACAAG GACAGCGTGGACTTGAAGAACATCTGCTTGAGGATGGCTCTGAGCGAAAGCGGCCATGATTCGGACAGAAACCTGAAGGAGCTCCGGATCTGTCTGCAGATCCTAGTCAACAACCTGCTCTCAGCGGCGCGCGACCACAATCACTTATCGTCCACAGGAGCCACTCGACGGCTAATGGGCATATCCATCACCCTGCCTGACATCTGA
- the agpat3 gene encoding 1-acyl-sn-glycerol-3-phosphate acyltransferase gamma, which yields MGVLAWLKSQFILQLLIGFVFVVSGLIINFIQLCTCVLWPFNKQLYRRINTRMSYSLWSQLVMLLEWWSGTECMLYTDQATVDQFGKEHVIIILNHNYEIDFLCGWTMCERYGVLGSSKVLAKRELLKVPLIGWTWYFLEIVFCKRKWEEDRDTVFNGLSQLKDYPEYMWFLLYCEGTRFTEKKHEISMQVAESKGLPKLKYHLLPRTKGFTTTLQCLKGTVTAVYDVTLNFKDKENPTLLGIINGKKYRADMRVRRFPVEEIPDDEKECANWLHKLYQEKDELQEFYFKEGRFPGPTIKPKRRLWTLLNFLFWATLLLSPLINFAWDVLVSGSPLLIISFMIFLIIASIAVRRLIGVTEVNKTGSSYGNAESKKEN from the exons ATGGGTGTGTTGGCCTGGCTGAAGAGCCAGTTCATCCTGCAGCTCCTCATCGGCTTCGTATTCGTGGTCAGCGGCCTCATCATCAACTTCATTCAGCTGTGTACCTGCGTGCTTTGGCCATTCAACAAGCAGCTCTACCGCAGGATCAACACCCGCATGTCCTATTCATTATGGAGCC agttggtAATGCTTTTAGAGTGGTGGTCAGGAACGGAATGCATGCTCTATACAGACCAGGCCACAGTGGATCAGTTCGGAAAAGAGcacgtcatcatcatcctcaacCACAACTACGAAATCGATTTCCTATGCGGCTGGACCATGTGCGAAAGATACGGTGTGCTGGGG AGTTCCAAGGTGCTGGCGAAACGTGAGCTGCTGAAAGTtcctctgattggctggacCTGGTACTTCCTGGAGATCGTGTTCTGCAAGAGAAAGTGGGAGGAGGACAGGGATACGGTGTTTAATGGGCTCAGTCAACTCAAGGATTATCCCGAGTACATGTGG TTCCTGCTGTACTGTGAGGGAACACGGTTTACGGAGAAAAAGCACGAGATCAGCATGCAGGTGGCTGAGAGTAAAGGTCTCCCCAAACTCAAATACCACCTATTGCCACGTACCAAGGGCTTCACCACCACACTGCAGTGCCTGAAGGGAACAG TCACAGCTGTATACGACGTCACACTGAATTTTAAAGATAAGGAGAACCCCACACTGCTAGGCATCATCAACGGCAAGAAGTACAGAGCCGACATGAGAGTCCG GCGTTTCCCAGTCGAGGAGATCCCCGATGATGAGAAGGAGTGTGCTAACTGGCTTCACAAGCTCTATCAGGAAAAG GATGAATTGCAAGAGTTCTATTTCAAGGAGGGGCGTTTCCCAGGACCCACTATCAAGCCCAAACGCCGGTTATGGACCCTGCTCAACTTCCTGTTCTGGGCGACGCTGCTTCTCTCTCCACTCATTAACTTCGCCTGGGACGTGCTCGTCAGCGGCTCACCACTCCTCATCATCAGCTTCATGATCTTCCTCATTATTG CTTCTATAGCTGTGCGCCGTCTCATCGGTGTGACGGAGGTGAACAAAACAGGCTCCAGTTATGGAAACGCTGAATCCAAGAAAGAAAACTAG